The following proteins come from a genomic window of Nitrospira sp.:
- a CDS encoding DNA-binding protein HU-beta has translation MAKSMTKSQIADYLAGKAGITKKGAVQILDDLAALAYREAKNVFTVPGIGKLKLANRKARIGRNPQTGEEIKIPAKRVVKFRVAKAAKDSILGKK, from the coding sequence ATGGCAAAATCAATGACGAAATCGCAGATTGCAGATTACCTCGCCGGGAAAGCCGGCATCACGAAGAAAGGGGCGGTTCAGATCCTTGATGATCTGGCGGCTCTGGCCTATCGTGAAGCCAAGAATGTCTTCACGGTGCCCGGTATCGGCAAGCTGAAGCTGGCTAACCGCAAGGCGCGCATCGGGCGCAATCCTCAAACCGGTGAAGAAATCAAGATTCCGGCAAAACGAGTGGTCAAGTTCCGTGTCGCGAAGGCAGCGAAAGACTCGATTCTCGGCAAGAAATAA
- a CDS encoding Twin-arginine translocation protein TatA, whose translation MFGLGASEILIILVIAFLLFGPKQLPEVGRQVGKAIKGFKDTAEDLRKSVEPELNMIQQEVKMVEQDFQASMKEAEEEITAAGKQSEETPQSVNKSGHL comes from the coding sequence ATGTTTGGATTGGGAGCCAGCGAGATACTAATTATTCTGGTAATAGCCTTTCTCCTCTTCGGCCCAAAACAACTCCCAGAAGTCGGGCGCCAAGTCGGCAAAGCCATTAAGGGCTTTAAAGATACGGCGGAGGATCTGCGCAAATCGGTGGAGCCTGAGCTCAACATGATTCAACAAGAAGTCAAAATGGTCGAACAGGACTTTCAAGCTTCTATGAAAGAAGCCGAAGAAGAAATCACTGCCGCGGGTAAACAATCGGAGGAGACTCCACAGTCTGTTAACAAATCAGGTCACCTATAG
- a CDS encoding Ribonuclease BN: MARSSRISQFTKQDLWTRDLTTMSLLRRLGTQALRLATAVGMEFRHRLLDARAAGLVYTTLLSLVPFLAVMFSVLKGFGVHHVIEPFLAQTLEPLGPKSREITTTIIGFVDNIKMGVLGIFGIAGLFYTTYSLIDKIEQALNAIWQVKQGRTWERKFTDYLSAVLVGPVLVVSAFGLLASLQSNTLVQHLIELEPFGTLLVWSGEVIPFLMLCAVFTFFYKMIPNTHVQVRSAVIGGVSAAILWIIVGEAFAKFVAASANYSAIYSSFAILMLFLLWLYTGWMIVLIGAQFSFFHQYPTAYLSRLLWEQGTYVFREQLALKVLRVLGQHYLKGDRPLRLPELSSELSMPLSLVEEEVERLVENGFVGRLQEPEGVSLIKSPDLILVKEVLDSVRNGTPPWILPHLDISDPVAALLHRRDKAVERALVGETVQSLLQDQPPS, encoded by the coding sequence ATGGCGCGCTCCTCGCGTATTTCACAGTTTACGAAGCAAGACCTCTGGACCAGGGATCTGACGACCATGTCATTGCTCCGGCGGTTGGGTACTCAGGCGCTTCGGCTGGCCACTGCCGTCGGCATGGAGTTCCGCCATCGGCTGCTCGATGCGCGAGCCGCCGGTCTGGTCTATACGACGTTGCTGTCGTTGGTGCCGTTTCTCGCCGTGATGTTCTCGGTGCTCAAGGGCTTCGGTGTCCACCATGTGATTGAACCCTTCTTGGCCCAGACGCTGGAGCCCCTCGGCCCCAAGAGCCGGGAGATCACCACCACCATCATCGGTTTTGTCGACAATATCAAGATGGGCGTGCTGGGGATATTCGGGATTGCCGGTCTCTTCTATACGACCTACTCGCTGATCGATAAAATCGAGCAGGCCTTGAATGCCATTTGGCAGGTCAAGCAGGGACGCACCTGGGAACGCAAGTTTACCGACTATTTGAGCGCGGTCCTGGTAGGACCGGTTCTCGTCGTAAGCGCGTTCGGCTTGCTGGCGTCGCTCCAAAGCAACACTCTGGTCCAGCATCTCATAGAATTAGAGCCGTTTGGGACGCTGCTGGTGTGGAGCGGCGAAGTGATTCCCTTCTTGATGCTGTGTGCCGTATTCACCTTCTTCTACAAGATGATTCCCAATACCCATGTCCAGGTTCGCTCGGCAGTTATTGGTGGCGTGTCGGCGGCCATCCTTTGGATCATCGTCGGTGAAGCCTTTGCCAAATTCGTGGCGGCCTCCGCCAATTACAGCGCCATCTATTCGAGTTTCGCCATCCTAATGCTGTTCCTGCTGTGGCTCTACACCGGCTGGATGATTGTGCTGATTGGCGCGCAATTCTCCTTTTTCCACCAATATCCCACGGCCTATTTGTCTCGCCTGCTGTGGGAACAGGGCACGTATGTCTTCCGGGAACAACTGGCACTTAAAGTATTGCGGGTCCTCGGGCAACATTACCTCAAGGGGGATCGGCCGTTGAGGCTGCCTGAGCTGTCGAGTGAACTGAGCATGCCCTTGTCTCTGGTAGAGGAAGAGGTGGAACGTCTCGTGGAAAATGGGTTTGTGGGTCGCCTTCAGGAACCGGAAGGGGTGAGCCTCATCAAGTCGCCGGACCTGATCCTCGTGAAAGAGGTCCTGGATTCGGTCCGCAATGGAACTCCGCCGTGGATACTGCCCCACCTCGATATCAGCGACCCGGTTGCTGCCCTCTTGCACCGTCGGGATAAGGCGGTGGAACGGGCGTTGGTTGGAGAGACCGTGCAATCGCTGCTACAAGACCAACCGCCGTCCTAA
- a CDS encoding Cytochrome c, class I, with protein MSRSLSIALLTAAILASGKFPALGADEAVLKPRVPADQIEQVKTWKTPLQPTQETIEKGKQLFHGKAFCITCHGRDGKGLGDDIELGILKGPLPRDFTDKDWQAARTDGELFWILKNGSKGTAMAPFIPLILTEEEAWQVLLYVRSFGRNRDEPQAEGQP; from the coding sequence GTGTCCCGATCGCTATCCATAGCGCTATTGACAGCGGCAATCCTCGCCTCAGGGAAGTTTCCTGCGTTGGGAGCAGATGAAGCCGTACTCAAACCCCGGGTGCCTGCGGACCAAATCGAGCAAGTCAAAACTTGGAAGACTCCCCTACAACCGACTCAGGAGACGATTGAAAAGGGGAAACAGCTCTTTCATGGGAAGGCCTTTTGTATAACCTGCCACGGAAGAGACGGCAAGGGATTGGGAGACGATATAGAACTGGGCATTCTCAAAGGTCCCTTGCCGCGCGATTTCACCGATAAGGATTGGCAGGCTGCGAGAACGGATGGTGAGCTCTTCTGGATTTTGAAAAACGGCAGCAAGGGCACGGCGATGGCGCCGTTCATTCCGCTCATTCTCACTGAAGAAGAAGCCTGGCAGGTCTTGCTCTACGTGCGATCATTCGGCCGAAACCGGGACGAGCCACAAGCAGAGGGGCAACCGTAA
- a CDS encoding Twin-arginine translocation protein TatA has translation MFGSFGWMELLLILIIVLIIFGAGKLPQLGEGLGKAIKGFKKSVHEADAIDVTPAEQPQQAQSQAASSNHVNAQSATTPSPAPQATQPGQVKQG, from the coding sequence ATGTTCGGCTCATTTGGTTGGATGGAATTACTGCTGATCTTGATCATTGTCTTGATCATTTTCGGCGCGGGTAAACTTCCCCAATTGGGAGAAGGCCTCGGTAAAGCCATTAAAGGCTTCAAGAAGTCCGTACACGAGGCCGACGCAATTGACGTAACACCGGCCGAACAGCCTCAGCAGGCTCAGTCACAGGCCGCCTCATCCAATCACGTCAACGCCCAATCAGCGACCACGCCATCGCCCGCTCCTCAAGCGACGCAACCGGGACAGGTGAAACAAGGGTAA
- a CDS encoding Stage 0 sporulation protein YaaT — protein MESTLAEEFAHIYPTCVRLVGVKVRNRGEVKKLDSAGVSLRTGDPVLLEVEGEITYGIVYTEPYLTPFIPPMRAMKSILRKPNTEETALIARLEQLSQEAATYCRTKAMERGIHLKLVEVYGAMDRRQLTFVYTADDRIDFRELVRDLARRFGGRIEMRQVGVREEARRLGGIDTCGLVLCCASFLTDVKPISAKQAKKLDLPIDDPRLLGVCGRLKCCLMFEMMDAQGMVTPEVHQLITPTRPNSPPSSTLPA, from the coding sequence ATGGAATCCACCCTTGCCGAAGAATTTGCTCACATCTATCCCACTTGTGTCCGCTTGGTTGGAGTGAAGGTCAGGAACCGGGGAGAGGTCAAGAAGTTGGACTCAGCCGGTGTGTCATTGCGCACCGGAGACCCTGTCTTGCTCGAAGTGGAAGGTGAAATCACGTATGGGATCGTCTACACGGAGCCCTATTTGACACCCTTTATTCCGCCCATGCGGGCGATGAAATCCATTTTACGCAAGCCTAACACGGAAGAAACGGCGTTAATAGCCCGGCTTGAGCAACTCTCCCAGGAGGCGGCTACTTATTGCCGAACCAAAGCGATGGAACGTGGTATCCATCTCAAATTGGTCGAGGTCTATGGGGCCATGGATCGCCGACAACTGACCTTCGTCTACACAGCCGACGACCGGATCGATTTCCGAGAACTGGTCCGAGACCTGGCCCGTCGTTTCGGCGGGCGTATCGAGATGCGTCAAGTCGGGGTCCGCGAGGAGGCCAGACGGCTTGGTGGCATCGATACCTGCGGCCTTGTCCTGTGCTGTGCGAGTTTTCTGACCGATGTGAAACCTATCTCGGCTAAGCAAGCGAAAAAGCTCGATTTGCCGATCGATGATCCTCGCTTGCTGGGCGTATGCGGAAGGTTGAAGTGTTGTTTGATGTTTGAAATGATGGACGCCCAGGGGATGGTCACCCCTGAAGTCCACCAACTCATTACACCGACCAGACCCAATTCTCCACCCTCGTCAACCCTCCCCGCTTAG
- a CDS encoding tRNA-specific 2-thiouridylase MnmA, whose product MTRPTVLLGMSGGVDSSVAAALLVRQGYDVHGITFQVWEHEDETVSASKKWQERGCCKVGIARHVAKLLNISHEVIDTRDTFRKGVIDDFLHGYTTGTTPNPCVRCNERVKIRGLMDLATSRDINYVATGHYARLRNNHGTFVLARATDDRKDQTYFLYRLNPHWLPKLLFPLGNLVKSDVWREAEALGLPADELKESQEICFVTQGDYRTFIEKEVPEAKRPGLFIDEAGQPLGQHDGIAFYTPGQRRGLGVATGQRLYVQQVRPITNTVMLGPEKSLLRQDCTVSELNIFVPRLLEGPTEVHVKVRYATPPTPAILSPLTSSSICVQFREPQRALSPGQSAVFYEGDLVLGGGIIQPF is encoded by the coding sequence ATGACCCGACCAACCGTTCTCCTTGGTATGAGCGGCGGAGTTGATAGCTCCGTTGCTGCTGCATTGCTGGTTCGCCAGGGCTACGACGTGCATGGCATTACCTTTCAGGTATGGGAACATGAAGATGAAACTGTATCAGCCTCCAAAAAGTGGCAAGAACGGGGGTGCTGTAAGGTCGGCATCGCCAGACACGTCGCCAAACTCCTTAACATCTCCCACGAAGTCATCGATACTCGCGACACCTTTCGGAAAGGAGTCATAGACGATTTTCTCCACGGCTATACCACCGGCACGACACCCAATCCTTGTGTGCGCTGTAACGAGAGAGTGAAAATTCGGGGACTCATGGATCTCGCAACCTCGCGAGACATCAATTATGTAGCAACAGGACATTACGCGCGTCTTCGGAACAATCACGGCACTTTCGTCCTCGCACGAGCCACTGATGATCGCAAGGATCAAACCTACTTTCTCTATCGCCTCAATCCTCACTGGCTTCCCAAACTTCTCTTCCCTCTAGGCAATCTGGTCAAATCAGACGTCTGGAGAGAAGCGGAAGCCTTGGGGCTCCCGGCCGATGAGCTGAAGGAAAGTCAGGAAATCTGCTTTGTCACTCAAGGAGATTATCGTACATTCATCGAAAAAGAGGTTCCCGAAGCCAAGAGACCCGGCCTCTTTATTGACGAGGCAGGGCAGCCGTTGGGCCAACACGACGGAATTGCGTTCTACACACCAGGACAACGCCGGGGTCTTGGCGTTGCCACAGGACAACGGCTCTATGTTCAACAAGTACGCCCCATTACCAATACTGTCATGCTCGGCCCGGAGAAATCCTTGCTCAGACAAGACTGTACGGTGAGCGAGCTTAATATCTTTGTGCCTCGACTATTAGAAGGCCCCACCGAAGTTCACGTTAAAGTCCGCTACGCGACACCGCCTACACCTGCTATTCTTTCACCGTTGACCTCCTCAAGCATCTGTGTTCAATTCCGGGAGCCTCAACGGGCATTGAGCCCCGGCCAATCCGCCGTCTTCTATGAAGGAGATCTGGTTCTCGGAGGCGGCATTATCCAACCGTTCTAA
- a CDS encoding phosphoserine phosphatase, which translates to MQKPVVVCLDLEGVLVPEIWINVAVKTGIDDLKVTTREMPDYDKLMRQRLDILDRQALKIGDIQAVIAKMGPLEGAADFLAWLRERYQVIILSDTFYQFVQPLMRQLGFPTLFCNQLEIEGNGRIVNYRMRMQNPKKHAVAALKSLNFFTMAAGDSYNDTAMLGEADAGFFFRPPDHLPKEFPEFPVTQNYGELQEQFVQAAI; encoded by the coding sequence ATGCAAAAACCCGTGGTGGTGTGTTTGGATCTAGAAGGGGTACTCGTTCCGGAAATCTGGATCAATGTGGCAGTGAAAACAGGTATTGATGATTTGAAGGTCACGACCCGTGAGATGCCGGATTACGACAAACTCATGAGGCAGCGGTTGGACATACTGGATCGGCAGGCATTGAAGATCGGCGACATTCAAGCAGTGATTGCAAAAATGGGTCCTTTAGAAGGGGCGGCTGACTTCCTCGCATGGCTGCGGGAGCGCTATCAGGTGATTATTTTGTCAGACACGTTCTATCAGTTCGTTCAGCCTCTTATGCGACAGTTGGGTTTTCCGACGCTCTTTTGCAATCAGTTGGAAATTGAAGGAAATGGCCGCATCGTGAACTATCGCATGAGAATGCAGAATCCAAAGAAGCATGCGGTAGCTGCCCTCAAATCGCTGAACTTCTTCACGATGGCTGCCGGTGATTCGTACAACGACACTGCGATGTTGGGCGAAGCCGATGCCGGGTTTTTCTTTCGGCCGCCCGATCATTTACCGAAGGAATTTCCTGAATTTCCTGTGACGCAGAACTATGGAGAACTTCAGGAACAATTCGTTCAAGCGGCCATATAG